CATGAAAGTTTAGGATTAGATATGCCAAAAACAAATATGGAGAGAGAGTGATGGTTAAAACAAAAGAACAGGAAGTAGAACAGGTTCTTAATATGATAAGACCGGCTTTAGCCCTTGATATGGGTGATATCAGACTTGTAAAGGTAGAAGATGATACAGTTTTTCTTGAACTTCTTGGGGCATGTTCAACATGTCCGGTGCCAGACATCACAATGAAAGATGTGATCATTGTGGCAATAAAAAATTTTCTTCCGTGGGTTAAAAAGGTTCAGATAGGACAGCATAAATTTGACATTACAAAAGAGTAATGGAAATACCGGTTAACGGAGAAACAGAAGTTTACGGAATTATAGGTTATCCTGTCAAACATTCAAAGTCACCCCAGTTTCAGACTGCCGCTTTTTTATCTCTAAAAATAAATGCTATTTATCTTCCCTTTGAAGTAAAACCTGAGAACCTTGAAACTGCAGTAAATGGTATAAAAGCCCTATCAATAAAAGGCACAAACATCACTGTTCCTCACAAAGAAGAAGTGGTAAAGTATCTTGATGAAATTTCAGAGGAAGTTCGTTATATAGGTGCGTGCAACACGATTAAAAATATTGATGGTTATTTGAAGGGCTACAACACAGATGCCTATGGTTTTATAGAAGGACTGAAAGAAAAACTCTCTGAGCCTTACAGTAAAAGATTTCTTATTATAGGGGCTGGAGGAGCTTCAAGGGCTGTTTTGTATGGTCTGATAAGAGAAGGAGTTCAGAAAATAATAGTTGCAAACCGAACTGTGGAAAGAATTCATGAAATTATTAAAGATTTTAAAACCCTAAACAGATTTGTTGACCAGATAATACAGCCTGTAAGCTTAGATCATATAGAAGAAAAACTTGGAGAAGTTGATGTTATCGTTAATACAACATCTGTGGGTTTGAAAGATGAAGATCCTCCATTATTTAACTACTCAAAAATAAAAAAAGATCATATCGTAATAGACATAATATACAAAAAAACAAAGTTATTACAAAAAGCAGAAGAAAAAGGTTGTGTATATCAGGACGGTCTTCCAATGCTACTGTATCAGGGAGCAAAAGCATTTGAAATCTGGACAGGACAAAAAGCACCTGTTGAGGTGATGAGGAAGATTTTAGAAGAAAAATAAAAATCCCCCTTGGCGGGGGAAAGGAGGGAGAGGGGAGGAGGTTTAGGAGAAAACTTAAGTGGACTAAACCTTCTACGGTAATTAGTATATGATCCCAATGTGAAAATGCTGTGAAAATTTTTATTTTTATTTCAGCCTTATTTTACCAAGCCCAAAACTGACAGACTTACCTATATTGATGATCTCAATAACATTCAGATATGGGTATATTTCAGACAAATCACCTTTCAGACTAAAACTGCCTTCAAACGCCGGTATGAGCATATGTCTTTTTTTCCTGTTTGACCATCTTTTTAAAGGGGAGGGTTTCAGATGCAGGTCTGCAATATCAAATTTATTTTTATTGATGTAGATTTTCTCATTTTTTATGCCGTAATTAATGGAAACATTTGTAATTCTTGAAATAATAGCTTTAATCAGAACATCTTTATTAAAATTTGAAAATTTTATAATTTGGTTGTTAGCTTTGATGTTTGAGGGGTATATCCTTATATCTATTGTTTCCTTTCCTGTCCTAAGCTCAAAAAAATTAACCGCCTCAAATCTTGGAACGAAACTTTTGACAGGATAATATCTGTTTTCAAAAGGATGTAAAAACTCAACATCTTTTAGTTTTATATATCTTTCCTTTCCAATGTTATGAACTCCTGAAAATGATCCTGTTATGAATTCCCAGTAATTAGCCGTATCACCTAAAAGTGTCATTTCAAGAAACAGTTTATCTCCTGCCTTCAGTTTTTTCTTTTCAAAAGGAGGTCTCATTATGTATTTGGAAGGTTTGTTAAGAAGATGCTCTGTTTCAAATATTACTGTATAAGGACAGGTATTTCTGAACTCACACTTTTTACAATCCTCAAAAGGCTTAATGCATACCATCTTTTTAAGTTTTCTTCCAAGTATTCCCCTGAATGTTGAGCCAAGGAAATAAGGTGTCTCAAACTCATTAACAACCTCAAAGGTATATCTTATGGTAGAAAATTGAAAATTAATCATTTTGTTCCTCGTAATATCTAAGATCAAATGATTTTACAGAGTAGTCTGTAGTTGATACATACTGGAAAGCCCTTCCTTCAATTAGCGTCTGAACTGCTCCAACAATACTTACAAGTTTTTGACCTCCTGTGATGTCTATTATTGTTTCTCTTTCTTTTTTCTTACCTTTTTTCTTTATTGTTTCGTAAACCTCTTCTATAATATCTTTC
This genomic interval from Persephonella sp. contains the following:
- a CDS encoding NifU family protein, translating into MVKTKEQEVEQVLNMIRPALALDMGDIRLVKVEDDTVFLELLGACSTCPVPDITMKDVIIVAIKNFLPWVKKVQIGQHKFDITKE
- the aroE gene encoding shikimate dehydrogenase translates to MEIPVNGETEVYGIIGYPVKHSKSPQFQTAAFLSLKINAIYLPFEVKPENLETAVNGIKALSIKGTNITVPHKEEVVKYLDEISEEVRYIGACNTIKNIDGYLKGYNTDAYGFIEGLKEKLSEPYSKRFLIIGAGGASRAVLYGLIREGVQKIIVANRTVERIHEIIKDFKTLNRFVDQIIQPVSLDHIEEKLGEVDVIVNTTSVGLKDEDPPLFNYSKIKKDHIVIDIIYKKTKLLQKAEEKGCVYQDGLPMLLYQGAKAFEIWTGQKAPVEVMRKILEEK
- the cas6 gene encoding CRISPR system precrRNA processing endoribonuclease RAMP protein Cas6; protein product: MINFQFSTIRYTFEVVNEFETPYFLGSTFRGILGRKLKKMVCIKPFEDCKKCEFRNTCPYTVIFETEHLLNKPSKYIMRPPFEKKKLKAGDKLFLEMTLLGDTANYWEFITGSFSGVHNIGKERYIKLKDVEFLHPFENRYYPVKSFVPRFEAVNFFELRTGKETIDIRIYPSNIKANNQIIKFSNFNKDVLIKAIISRITNVSINYGIKNEKIYINKNKFDIADLHLKPSPLKRWSNRKKRHMLIPAFEGSFSLKGDLSEIYPYLNVIEIINIGKSVSFGLGKIRLK